The region AGAAATACCAGATCGCCGCGCTCAGCAGGGCAATGCCGACCACCACCGGCACAAAAATGGCCGAGATTTTGTCTGCAAGCTGGCCAATTTCCGGCTTGCTGCTCTGGGCCTGACGCACCATGCGGATAATACGCGACAGCGTCGTGTGGCTGCCGACGGCGCTGGCGGTAAACAGCACGCTGCCGTCCTGCACCACCGTACCCGCATGAACGGCGTCGCCGTCTGTTTTCTGCTGGGGAATGGGCTCGCCGGTCAGCATCGCTTCATCCAGCCAGGCTTCGCCCTGGGTTATCTTGCCGTCAACGGGAACGCGATCGCCCGTCGTCAGGCGCAGCGTCATGCCGGGCTGAACTTCCGCCAGCGGGACGCTTTTCTCCCCCTCGTCCGTGACCACGCGGGCCGTCGGCGGGGTTAAATCAAGCAATCTTTCCAGCGCTTTCGAGGAGCGCTGACGGGCGCGGGCTTCCAGCATATGGCCCAGGTTAATCAGGCCGATAATCATCGCGCTCGCTTCATAGTAGAGATGGCGCGCCTCCATCGGGAACCACTGGGGCCAGACGTTCACGCTCATCGAATAGAGCCACGCCGCGCCGGTACCGAGCGCCACCAGCGTATCCATCGTCGCGGTGCGGTTTTTCAGGCTCTTCCAGGCGCTAGTGTAAAAATGCCCGCCTGCAAACACCATCACCGCAAGGGTAATCAGGCCAATCACCAGCCACAGCGTGCGGTTGTCGTCGGTGACCATCATGTTGTCACCCATCATGCCCCACACCATCACCGGAATACCCACCAGCAGGGCGACAATCGCCTGCCAGCGGAAGCGCTTCATGGTGGCGATAGCCGTTTCCTGCTGGCGCTCGCGGCGTTCGGCATCATCTTCGATGGCCTCCGCGCCGTAGCCCGCTTTTTCAACGGCCTGCACTAAATCTGCGGCGGAGGCGCTGCCCATCACCAGCGCAGTGCGCTCCGCGAGGTTTACCCGTGCCTGCGCGACGCCCGGTACGGCCTGCAAGGCGTTTTGTACCCGGGAGACGCAGCTGGCGCAGCTCATGCCGTTGATCAGCAGCTGTTGGCTGTCGTCAATATCATCAGCAGCCGGAAGCTCAGGAGTGGCCGCTGTCAGCGCTTCCGACGGGGATGATGACTCTGCCAGCGGTTTAGCCTTTGGGTGGCTTAACTCCGCCCCGTAACCGGCCTGCTTGATGGTATCAATCAGCGCATCCGCGCTGGCGCTGCCTGTTACGGCGGCATGATCGATAGTCACGTCAGCGCTTTCAACGTCAGGGCGCTGTTCCAGGCTTTCTTTAACGCGTTTGACGCAGTGGCCGCATGAGAGGCCGTCCAGCGTCAGGTCGATAGTGTGAGACATAACAAAACTCCCGTATAATGAACTGGTCAGTAGTTGACCGGAGTAACGCTTTTCGCTAACTGTTATGAAGGTTAAACCTTCCATCAAGGGGAAGGTCAAGCTTTTAAATTGCTGATTGAAAGGGATTTTTAAAATCAGCGTCCACATAGCGTCCACACTTCGACAAAAGTGTCCACATTACAAAGACAAAGCCCCGCTAAGAGCGGGGCTTATTTTTGTTAGAGCTAGATTAATCTGCCGATAGATTTTCTGTGTTTGTCCAAAGGTCATAAAGGTTGCCTTTGACATAAACTTTTACGTGAGCGATCCCGCTAGTCCAACCCATAGATACTACCTTATCGACACTCAGTCCCTTCTTTGGCATCAAGCATGACGTTTTGAAAATTTCCTCCAAAGACTCTTTATCTTTGTGTTGAATTATTGACTGGAGCCTGTTGAATTCATCTTCAGAAGTACAAGCGGGATAATCTCCCTTTAGACTTGCGGCTAATGCCGACCCAGACACCAAAAGACCAGAGCAAATGAGTATAGCTGTGAGTAATTTATTCATGCTTTCCCTACCATTAGAATTGTTTTGCAATCACTGATGCATTTTTATTATTACTATTTTCTAAGCGTTAAATCAAAAAAGCCCCGAATTAACGGGGCTTTTATCACAGAGAAAGGCTTAATTGATCCCTTCCATA is a window of Enterobacter cloacae complex sp. ECNIH7 DNA encoding:
- the copA gene encoding copper-exporting P-type ATPase CopA, with the protein product MSHTIDLTLDGLSCGHCVKRVKESLEQRPDVESADVTIDHAAVTGSASADALIDTIKQAGYGAELSHPKAKPLAESSSPSEALTAATPELPAADDIDDSQQLLINGMSCASCVSRVQNALQAVPGVAQARVNLAERTALVMGSASAADLVQAVEKAGYGAEAIEDDAERRERQQETAIATMKRFRWQAIVALLVGIPVMVWGMMGDNMMVTDDNRTLWLVIGLITLAVMVFAGGHFYTSAWKSLKNRTATMDTLVALGTGAAWLYSMSVNVWPQWFPMEARHLYYEASAMIIGLINLGHMLEARARQRSSKALERLLDLTPPTARVVTDEGEKSVPLAEVQPGMTLRLTTGDRVPVDGKITQGEAWLDEAMLTGEPIPQQKTDGDAVHAGTVVQDGSVLFTASAVGSHTTLSRIIRMVRQAQSSKPEIGQLADKISAIFVPVVVGIALLSAAIWYFFGPAPQIVYTLVIATTVLIIACPCALGLATPMSIISGVGRAAEFGVLVRDADALQRASTLDTLVFDKTGTLTEGKPQVVAVTTAGIAQEEALRLAAALEQGSSHPLARAILDKANASALPQVSNFRTLRGLGVSGEAEGHALLLGNQALLNENGIDTAELESELKAQASRGATPVLLAIDGKAAALLAVRDPLRQDSVDALQRLHRAGYRLVMLTGDNPTTANAIAKEAGIDEVIAGVLPDGKADAIKKLQSQGRQVAMVGDGINDAPALAQADVGIAMGGGSDVAIETAAITLMRHSLMGVADALAISKATLRNMKQNLLGAFVYNTLGIPIAAGILWPLTGTLLNPVVAGAAMALSSITVVSNANRLLRFKPKD